A region from the Felis catus isolate Fca126 chromosome F1, F.catus_Fca126_mat1.0, whole genome shotgun sequence genome encodes:
- the THBS3 gene encoding thrombospondin-3 isoform X1, producing METQELRGALALLLLCTLACASQDLQVIDLLTVGESRQMTAVAEKIRTALLTAGDIYLLSTFRLPPKQGGVLFGLYSRQDNTRWLEASVVGKINKVLVRYQREDGKVHAVNLQQAGLADGRTHTALLRLRGPSRPSLALQLYVDCKLGDQHAGLPGLAPIPPAEVDGLEIRTGQKAYLRMQGFVESMKMILGGSMARVGALSECPFQGDESIHRAVTNALHSILGEQTKALVTQLTLFNQILVELRDDIRDQVKEMSLIRNTIMECQVCGFHEQRSHCSPNPCFRGVDCMEVYEYPGYRCGPCPPGLQGNGTHCSDINECAHADPCFPGVSCINTMPGFRCEACPQGYKGTRVSGVGIDYARASKQVCQDIDECSDGNNGGCDPNSICTNTVGSFKCGPCRLGFVGNQSQGCVPARTCHSPAHSPCHVHAHCLFERNGAVSCSCNVGWAGNGNVCGTDTDIDGYPDQALPCMDNNKHCKQDNCLLTPNSGQEDADNDGVGDQCDDDADGDGIKNVEDNCRLFPNKDQQNSDTDSFGDACDNCPNVPNNDQKDTDGNGEGDACDNDVDGDGIPNGLDNCPKVPNPLQTDRDEDGVGDACDSCPEMSNPTQTDADSDLVGDVCDTNEDSDGDGHQDTKDNCPQLPNSSQLDSDNDGLGDECDGDDDNDGIPDYVPPGPDNCRLVPNPNQKDSDGNGVGDVCEDDFDNDAVVDPLDVCPESAEVTLTDFRAYQTVVLDPEGDAQIDPNWVVLNQGMEIVQTMNSDPGLAVGYTAFNGVDFEGTFHVNTVTDDDYAGFLFSYQDSGRFYVVMWKQTEQTYWQATPFRAVAQPGLQLKAVTSVSGPGEHLRNALWHTGHTPDQVRLLWTDPRNVGWRDKTSYRWQLLHRPQVGYIRVKLYEGPQLVADSGVIIDTAMRGGRLGVFCFSQENIIWSNLQYRCNDTVPEDFEPFRRQLLQGRA from the exons ATGGAGACGCAGGAACTTCGGGGGGCCCTggctcttctcctcctctgcacTCTCGCATGTGCCAGTCAGGACCTGCAGG TGATTGACCTGCTGACTGTGGGCGAGTCTCGGCAGATGACCGCTGTGGCAGAGAAGATCCGGACCGCCCTGCTCACTGCTGGGGACATCTACCTCTTGTCCACCTTCCGCCTGCCCCCCAAACAGGGTGGTGTCCTCTTTGGCCTCTACTCTCGGCAGGACAACACACGATGGCTGGAGGCCTCTGTTGTGGGCAAAATCAACAAAG TGCTGGTGCGGTACCAGCGGGAGGACGGCAAGGTCCACGCGGTGAACCTGCAGCAGGCGGGCCTGGCCGACGGGCGCACGCACACGGCTCTCCTGCGACTCCGAGGTCCCTCCCGACCCAGCCTCGCCCTGCAGCTCTACGTGGACTGCAAACTGGGTGACCAGCACGCCGGGCTCCCAGGGCTGGCCCCCATTCCTCCAGCGGAGGTGGACGGGCTGGAGATTAGGACCGGACAGAAGGCTTATTTGAGGATGCAG GGCTTTGTGGAGTCTATGAAAATGATTCTGGGCGGGTCCATGGCCCGGGTGGGAGCCCTGAGTGAGTGTCCGTTCCAGGGGGACGAGTCCATCCACAGAGCAG TGACCAACGCGCTCCATTCCATCCTGG GGGAGCAGACCAAGGCGCTGGTCACCCAGCTCACCCTCTTCAACCAGATCCTGGTGGAGCTGCGGGATGACATCCGAGACCAG GTGAAGGAAATGTCCCTGATCCGAAACACCATCATGGAGTGTCAGGTGTGCG GCTTCCACGAGCAGCGTTCGCACTGCAGCCCCAACCCCTGCTTCCGCGGCGTGGACTGCATGGAGGTGTACGAGTACCCCGGCTACCGCTGCGGGCCCTGCCCCCCCGGCCTGCAGGGAAATGGCACCCACTGCAGCGACATCAATGAG TGTGCCCACGCGGACCCTTGTTTTCCTGGCGTCAGCTGTATCAACACCATGCCCGGCTTCCGCTGTGAGGCCTGTCCCCAGGGCTACAAAGGCACGCGGGTGTCCGGTGTGGGTATTGACTACGCCCGCGCCAGCAAACAG GTCTGCCAGGACATCGACGAATGCAGTGACGGTAACAACGGTGGCTGCGACCCCAACTCCATCTGCACCAACACTGTG GGTTCCTTCAAGTGTGGTCCCTGTCGCCTGGGCTTCGTGGGCAACCAGAGCCAGGGCTGCGTCCCCGCCCGCACCTGCCACAGCCCAGCCCACAGCCCCTGCCACGTCCACGCGCACTGTCTCTTTGAACGCAACGGGGCCGTGTCCTGCTCG TGTAACGTGGGCTGGGCCGGGAACGGGAACGTGTGTGGGACCGACACGGACATCGACGGCTACCCGGACCAGGCCCTGCCCTGCATGGACAACAACAAACATTGCAAGCAG GACAATTGCCTTTTGACCCCCAACTCTGGCCAGGAAGATGCTGATAACGATGGCGTGGGGGACCAGTGCGACGATGATGCCGATGGCGATGGGATCAAGAATGTCGAG GACAACTGCCGGCTCTTCCCCAACAAGGACCAGCAAAACTCAGATACAGATTCATTCGGGGATGCCTGTGACAACTGCCCCAACGTTCCCAACAATGACCAGAAGGACACGGATGGCAATGGGGAAGGGGATGCCTGTGACAACGACGTGGACGGGGACG GTATCCCTAACGGACTGGACAATTGCCCTAAAGTCCCCAACCCCCTGCAGACAGACAGGGATGAGGACGGGGTGGGAGATGCGTGTGACAGCTGCCCTGAAATGAGCAATCCCACTCAG ACAGATGCAGACAGCGACCTGGTGGGGGATGTCTGTGACACCAACGAGGACAG CGACGGGGATGGACATCAGGACACCAAGGACAACTGCCCACAGCTGCCAAACAGCTCCCAGCTGGACTCTGACAACGACGGCCTTGGAGATGAGTGTGACGGGGACGATGACAACGACGGGATCCCAGATTATGTGCCTCCTGGTCCCGACAACTGTCGCCTGGTTCCCAATCCCAATCAGAAGGACTCAGATG GCAATGGCGTCGGTGACGTGTGTGAGGATGACTTTGACAATGATGCGGTGGTTGACCCCCTGGACGTGTGTCCCGAAAGTGCGGAGGTGACCCTCACGGATTTTCGGGCCTATCAGACGGTTGTCCTGGATCCTGAGGGCGATGCCCAGATTGACCCAAACTGGGTGGTGCTCAACCAG GGCATGGAAATCGTTCAGACCATGAACAGTGACCCCGGCCTGGCCGTTG GATACACAGCCTTCAACGGTGTGGACTTCGAAGGCACCTTCCACGTGAACACGGTCACAGATGACGACTACGCAGGCTTTCTCTTCAGCTATCAGGACAGCGGCCGCTTCTACGTGGTCATGTGGAAGCAGACGGAGCAGACGTATTGGCAGGCCACCCCTTTCCGGGCGGTGGCTCAGCCCGGGCTGCAGCTCAAG GCAGTGACATCCGTGTCTGGCCCAGGTGAACATCTCCGGAATGCCCTGTGGCACACTGGCCACACCCCCGACCAGGTGCGACTGCTGTGGACTGACCCCCGGAACGTGGGCTGGCGGGACAAGACCTCCTACCGCTGGCAGCTACTGCACCGGCCTCAAGTCGGCTACATTCG GGTGAAGCTCTATGAGGGCCCTCAGCTGGTGGCAGACTCCGGGGTGATCATTGACACGGCCATGCGAGGGGGGCGCCTTGGCGTATTCTGCTTCTCCCAAGAAAACATCATTTGGTCCAACCTCCAGTATCGATGCAATG ACACCGTGCCCGAGGACTTCGAGCCGTTCCGGAGGCAGCTGCTCCAGGGAAGAGCGTGA
- the THBS3 gene encoding thrombospondin-3 isoform X4 codes for METQELRGALALLLLCTLACASQDLQVIDLLTVGESRQMTAVAEKIRTALLTAGDIYLLSTFRLPPKQGGVLFGLYSRQDNTRWLEASVVGKINKVLVRYQREDGKVHAVNLQQAGLADGRTHTALLRLRGPSRPSLALQLYVDCKLGDQHAGLPGLAPIPPAEVDGLEIRTGQKAYLRMQGFVESMKMILGGSMARVGALSECPFQGDESIHRAVTNALHSILGEQTKALVTQLTLFNQILVELRDDIRDQVKEMSLIRNTIMECQVCGFHEQRSHCSPNPCFRGVDCMEVYEYPGYRCGPCPPGLQGNGTHCSDINECAHADPCFPGVSCINTMPGFRCEACPQGYKGTRVSGVGIDYARASKQVCQDIDECSDGNNGGCDPNSICTNTVGSFKCGPCRLGFVGNQSQGCVPARTCHSPAHSPCHVHAHCLFERNGAVSCSCNVGWAGNGNVCGTDTDIDGYPDQALPCMDNNKHCKQDNCLLTPNSGQEDADNDGVGDQCDDDADGDGIKNVEDNCRLFPNKDQQNSDTDSFGDACDNCPNVPNNDQKDTDGNGEGDACDNDVDGDDADSDLVGDVCDTNEDSDGDGHQDTKDNCPQLPNSSQLDSDNDGLGDECDGDDDNDGIPDYVPPGPDNCRLVPNPNQKDSDGNGVGDVCEDDFDNDAVVDPLDVCPESAEVTLTDFRAYQTVVLDPEGDAQIDPNWVVLNQGMEIVQTMNSDPGLAVGYTAFNGVDFEGTFHVNTVTDDDYAGFLFSYQDSGRFYVVMWKQTEQTYWQATPFRAVAQPGLQLKAVTSVSGPGEHLRNALWHTGHTPDQVRLLWTDPRNVGWRDKTSYRWQLLHRPQVGYIRVKLYEGPQLVADSGVIIDTAMRGGRLGVFCFSQENIIWSNLQYRCNDTVPEDFEPFRRQLLQGRA; via the exons ATGGAGACGCAGGAACTTCGGGGGGCCCTggctcttctcctcctctgcacTCTCGCATGTGCCAGTCAGGACCTGCAGG TGATTGACCTGCTGACTGTGGGCGAGTCTCGGCAGATGACCGCTGTGGCAGAGAAGATCCGGACCGCCCTGCTCACTGCTGGGGACATCTACCTCTTGTCCACCTTCCGCCTGCCCCCCAAACAGGGTGGTGTCCTCTTTGGCCTCTACTCTCGGCAGGACAACACACGATGGCTGGAGGCCTCTGTTGTGGGCAAAATCAACAAAG TGCTGGTGCGGTACCAGCGGGAGGACGGCAAGGTCCACGCGGTGAACCTGCAGCAGGCGGGCCTGGCCGACGGGCGCACGCACACGGCTCTCCTGCGACTCCGAGGTCCCTCCCGACCCAGCCTCGCCCTGCAGCTCTACGTGGACTGCAAACTGGGTGACCAGCACGCCGGGCTCCCAGGGCTGGCCCCCATTCCTCCAGCGGAGGTGGACGGGCTGGAGATTAGGACCGGACAGAAGGCTTATTTGAGGATGCAG GGCTTTGTGGAGTCTATGAAAATGATTCTGGGCGGGTCCATGGCCCGGGTGGGAGCCCTGAGTGAGTGTCCGTTCCAGGGGGACGAGTCCATCCACAGAGCAG TGACCAACGCGCTCCATTCCATCCTGG GGGAGCAGACCAAGGCGCTGGTCACCCAGCTCACCCTCTTCAACCAGATCCTGGTGGAGCTGCGGGATGACATCCGAGACCAG GTGAAGGAAATGTCCCTGATCCGAAACACCATCATGGAGTGTCAGGTGTGCG GCTTCCACGAGCAGCGTTCGCACTGCAGCCCCAACCCCTGCTTCCGCGGCGTGGACTGCATGGAGGTGTACGAGTACCCCGGCTACCGCTGCGGGCCCTGCCCCCCCGGCCTGCAGGGAAATGGCACCCACTGCAGCGACATCAATGAG TGTGCCCACGCGGACCCTTGTTTTCCTGGCGTCAGCTGTATCAACACCATGCCCGGCTTCCGCTGTGAGGCCTGTCCCCAGGGCTACAAAGGCACGCGGGTGTCCGGTGTGGGTATTGACTACGCCCGCGCCAGCAAACAG GTCTGCCAGGACATCGACGAATGCAGTGACGGTAACAACGGTGGCTGCGACCCCAACTCCATCTGCACCAACACTGTG GGTTCCTTCAAGTGTGGTCCCTGTCGCCTGGGCTTCGTGGGCAACCAGAGCCAGGGCTGCGTCCCCGCCCGCACCTGCCACAGCCCAGCCCACAGCCCCTGCCACGTCCACGCGCACTGTCTCTTTGAACGCAACGGGGCCGTGTCCTGCTCG TGTAACGTGGGCTGGGCCGGGAACGGGAACGTGTGTGGGACCGACACGGACATCGACGGCTACCCGGACCAGGCCCTGCCCTGCATGGACAACAACAAACATTGCAAGCAG GACAATTGCCTTTTGACCCCCAACTCTGGCCAGGAAGATGCTGATAACGATGGCGTGGGGGACCAGTGCGACGATGATGCCGATGGCGATGGGATCAAGAATGTCGAG GACAACTGCCGGCTCTTCCCCAACAAGGACCAGCAAAACTCAGATACAGATTCATTCGGGGATGCCTGTGACAACTGCCCCAACGTTCCCAACAATGACCAGAAGGACACGGATGGCAATGGGGAAGGGGATGCCTGTGACAACGACGTGGACGGGGACG ATGCAGACAGCGACCTGGTGGGGGATGTCTGTGACACCAACGAGGACAG CGACGGGGATGGACATCAGGACACCAAGGACAACTGCCCACAGCTGCCAAACAGCTCCCAGCTGGACTCTGACAACGACGGCCTTGGAGATGAGTGTGACGGGGACGATGACAACGACGGGATCCCAGATTATGTGCCTCCTGGTCCCGACAACTGTCGCCTGGTTCCCAATCCCAATCAGAAGGACTCAGATG GCAATGGCGTCGGTGACGTGTGTGAGGATGACTTTGACAATGATGCGGTGGTTGACCCCCTGGACGTGTGTCCCGAAAGTGCGGAGGTGACCCTCACGGATTTTCGGGCCTATCAGACGGTTGTCCTGGATCCTGAGGGCGATGCCCAGATTGACCCAAACTGGGTGGTGCTCAACCAG GGCATGGAAATCGTTCAGACCATGAACAGTGACCCCGGCCTGGCCGTTG GATACACAGCCTTCAACGGTGTGGACTTCGAAGGCACCTTCCACGTGAACACGGTCACAGATGACGACTACGCAGGCTTTCTCTTCAGCTATCAGGACAGCGGCCGCTTCTACGTGGTCATGTGGAAGCAGACGGAGCAGACGTATTGGCAGGCCACCCCTTTCCGGGCGGTGGCTCAGCCCGGGCTGCAGCTCAAG GCAGTGACATCCGTGTCTGGCCCAGGTGAACATCTCCGGAATGCCCTGTGGCACACTGGCCACACCCCCGACCAGGTGCGACTGCTGTGGACTGACCCCCGGAACGTGGGCTGGCGGGACAAGACCTCCTACCGCTGGCAGCTACTGCACCGGCCTCAAGTCGGCTACATTCG GGTGAAGCTCTATGAGGGCCCTCAGCTGGTGGCAGACTCCGGGGTGATCATTGACACGGCCATGCGAGGGGGGCGCCTTGGCGTATTCTGCTTCTCCCAAGAAAACATCATTTGGTCCAACCTCCAGTATCGATGCAATG ACACCGTGCCCGAGGACTTCGAGCCGTTCCGGAGGCAGCTGCTCCAGGGAAGAGCGTGA
- the THBS3 gene encoding thrombospondin-3 isoform X3 has product MIDLLTVGESRQMTAVAEKIRTALLTAGDIYLLSTFRLPPKQGGVLFGLYSRQDNTRWLEASVVGKINKVLVRYQREDGKVHAVNLQQAGLADGRTHTALLRLRGPSRPSLALQLYVDCKLGDQHAGLPGLAPIPPAEVDGLEIRTGQKAYLRMQGFVESMKMILGGSMARVGALSECPFQGDESIHRAVTNALHSILGEQTKALVTQLTLFNQILVELRDDIRDQVKEMSLIRNTIMECQVCGFHEQRSHCSPNPCFRGVDCMEVYEYPGYRCGPCPPGLQGNGTHCSDINECAHADPCFPGVSCINTMPGFRCEACPQGYKGTRVSGVGIDYARASKQVCQDIDECSDGNNGGCDPNSICTNTVGSFKCGPCRLGFVGNQSQGCVPARTCHSPAHSPCHVHAHCLFERNGAVSCSCNVGWAGNGNVCGTDTDIDGYPDQALPCMDNNKHCKQDNCLLTPNSGQEDADNDGVGDQCDDDADGDGIKNVEDNCRLFPNKDQQNSDTDSFGDACDNCPNVPNNDQKDTDGNGEGDACDNDVDGDGIPNGLDNCPKVPNPLQTDRDEDGVGDACDSCPEMSNPTQTDADSDLVGDVCDTNEDSDGDGHQDTKDNCPQLPNSSQLDSDNDGLGDECDGDDDNDGIPDYVPPGPDNCRLVPNPNQKDSDGNGVGDVCEDDFDNDAVVDPLDVCPESAEVTLTDFRAYQTVVLDPEGDAQIDPNWVVLNQGMEIVQTMNSDPGLAVGYTAFNGVDFEGTFHVNTVTDDDYAGFLFSYQDSGRFYVVMWKQTEQTYWQATPFRAVAQPGLQLKAVTSVSGPGEHLRNALWHTGHTPDQVRLLWTDPRNVGWRDKTSYRWQLLHRPQVGYIRVKLYEGPQLVADSGVIIDTAMRGGRLGVFCFSQENIIWSNLQYRCNDTVPEDFEPFRRQLLQGRA; this is encoded by the exons A TGATTGACCTGCTGACTGTGGGCGAGTCTCGGCAGATGACCGCTGTGGCAGAGAAGATCCGGACCGCCCTGCTCACTGCTGGGGACATCTACCTCTTGTCCACCTTCCGCCTGCCCCCCAAACAGGGTGGTGTCCTCTTTGGCCTCTACTCTCGGCAGGACAACACACGATGGCTGGAGGCCTCTGTTGTGGGCAAAATCAACAAAG TGCTGGTGCGGTACCAGCGGGAGGACGGCAAGGTCCACGCGGTGAACCTGCAGCAGGCGGGCCTGGCCGACGGGCGCACGCACACGGCTCTCCTGCGACTCCGAGGTCCCTCCCGACCCAGCCTCGCCCTGCAGCTCTACGTGGACTGCAAACTGGGTGACCAGCACGCCGGGCTCCCAGGGCTGGCCCCCATTCCTCCAGCGGAGGTGGACGGGCTGGAGATTAGGACCGGACAGAAGGCTTATTTGAGGATGCAG GGCTTTGTGGAGTCTATGAAAATGATTCTGGGCGGGTCCATGGCCCGGGTGGGAGCCCTGAGTGAGTGTCCGTTCCAGGGGGACGAGTCCATCCACAGAGCAG TGACCAACGCGCTCCATTCCATCCTGG GGGAGCAGACCAAGGCGCTGGTCACCCAGCTCACCCTCTTCAACCAGATCCTGGTGGAGCTGCGGGATGACATCCGAGACCAG GTGAAGGAAATGTCCCTGATCCGAAACACCATCATGGAGTGTCAGGTGTGCG GCTTCCACGAGCAGCGTTCGCACTGCAGCCCCAACCCCTGCTTCCGCGGCGTGGACTGCATGGAGGTGTACGAGTACCCCGGCTACCGCTGCGGGCCCTGCCCCCCCGGCCTGCAGGGAAATGGCACCCACTGCAGCGACATCAATGAG TGTGCCCACGCGGACCCTTGTTTTCCTGGCGTCAGCTGTATCAACACCATGCCCGGCTTCCGCTGTGAGGCCTGTCCCCAGGGCTACAAAGGCACGCGGGTGTCCGGTGTGGGTATTGACTACGCCCGCGCCAGCAAACAG GTCTGCCAGGACATCGACGAATGCAGTGACGGTAACAACGGTGGCTGCGACCCCAACTCCATCTGCACCAACACTGTG GGTTCCTTCAAGTGTGGTCCCTGTCGCCTGGGCTTCGTGGGCAACCAGAGCCAGGGCTGCGTCCCCGCCCGCACCTGCCACAGCCCAGCCCACAGCCCCTGCCACGTCCACGCGCACTGTCTCTTTGAACGCAACGGGGCCGTGTCCTGCTCG TGTAACGTGGGCTGGGCCGGGAACGGGAACGTGTGTGGGACCGACACGGACATCGACGGCTACCCGGACCAGGCCCTGCCCTGCATGGACAACAACAAACATTGCAAGCAG GACAATTGCCTTTTGACCCCCAACTCTGGCCAGGAAGATGCTGATAACGATGGCGTGGGGGACCAGTGCGACGATGATGCCGATGGCGATGGGATCAAGAATGTCGAG GACAACTGCCGGCTCTTCCCCAACAAGGACCAGCAAAACTCAGATACAGATTCATTCGGGGATGCCTGTGACAACTGCCCCAACGTTCCCAACAATGACCAGAAGGACACGGATGGCAATGGGGAAGGGGATGCCTGTGACAACGACGTGGACGGGGACG GTATCCCTAACGGACTGGACAATTGCCCTAAAGTCCCCAACCCCCTGCAGACAGACAGGGATGAGGACGGGGTGGGAGATGCGTGTGACAGCTGCCCTGAAATGAGCAATCCCACTCAG ACAGATGCAGACAGCGACCTGGTGGGGGATGTCTGTGACACCAACGAGGACAG CGACGGGGATGGACATCAGGACACCAAGGACAACTGCCCACAGCTGCCAAACAGCTCCCAGCTGGACTCTGACAACGACGGCCTTGGAGATGAGTGTGACGGGGACGATGACAACGACGGGATCCCAGATTATGTGCCTCCTGGTCCCGACAACTGTCGCCTGGTTCCCAATCCCAATCAGAAGGACTCAGATG GCAATGGCGTCGGTGACGTGTGTGAGGATGACTTTGACAATGATGCGGTGGTTGACCCCCTGGACGTGTGTCCCGAAAGTGCGGAGGTGACCCTCACGGATTTTCGGGCCTATCAGACGGTTGTCCTGGATCCTGAGGGCGATGCCCAGATTGACCCAAACTGGGTGGTGCTCAACCAG GGCATGGAAATCGTTCAGACCATGAACAGTGACCCCGGCCTGGCCGTTG GATACACAGCCTTCAACGGTGTGGACTTCGAAGGCACCTTCCACGTGAACACGGTCACAGATGACGACTACGCAGGCTTTCTCTTCAGCTATCAGGACAGCGGCCGCTTCTACGTGGTCATGTGGAAGCAGACGGAGCAGACGTATTGGCAGGCCACCCCTTTCCGGGCGGTGGCTCAGCCCGGGCTGCAGCTCAAG GCAGTGACATCCGTGTCTGGCCCAGGTGAACATCTCCGGAATGCCCTGTGGCACACTGGCCACACCCCCGACCAGGTGCGACTGCTGTGGACTGACCCCCGGAACGTGGGCTGGCGGGACAAGACCTCCTACCGCTGGCAGCTACTGCACCGGCCTCAAGTCGGCTACATTCG GGTGAAGCTCTATGAGGGCCCTCAGCTGGTGGCAGACTCCGGGGTGATCATTGACACGGCCATGCGAGGGGGGCGCCTTGGCGTATTCTGCTTCTCCCAAGAAAACATCATTTGGTCCAACCTCCAGTATCGATGCAATG ACACCGTGCCCGAGGACTTCGAGCCGTTCCGGAGGCAGCTGCTCCAGGGAAGAGCGTGA